In Helianthus annuus cultivar XRQ/B chromosome 8, HanXRQr2.0-SUNRISE, whole genome shotgun sequence, a single genomic region encodes these proteins:
- the LOC118481199 gene encoding uncharacterized protein LOC118481199 produces MHPQQTQIHPSTTSMEEQHQFEHHVLNLNPQPTDHDLDLDHHSHNDDLDQDHDDGRAITDLDQDLENKLNYEAGPVYCTDNNPPDSYAICETKVAEWLDRNTFMERKASVKFACTKNLDPCQTRASRRSVSINQKPKLSIIGFRKKPVHQTDGRSKHNDKVENVRLFRNRSEPGRDYCLLITEPVSPRVSCVGRVGSVRVKGRKAGVWRSFKAAFSNLVQTNRVAKIAA; encoded by the coding sequence ATGCATCCACAACAAACACAAATTCACCCTTCAACCACTTCCATGGAGGAACAACATCAATTTGAACATCATGTTCTAAATCTGAATCCCCAACCAACGGATCATGATCTTGATCTTGATCATCACAGTCATAATGATGATCTAGATCAAGATCATGATGATGGTCGTGCTATTACAGATCTTGATCAAGATTTAGAAAACAAATTAAATTACGAAGCGGGCCCGGTTTATTGTACGGACAACAACCCGCCGGACTCGTATGCAATCTGCGAGACCAAAGTAGCTGAATGGCTAGACCGCAACACGTTCATGGAGCGCAAGGCTTCGGTGAAGTTCGCCTGCACAAAAAACCTAGACCCATGTCAAACCCGAGCTTCTCGACGCTCGGTCTCCATAAACCAGAAACCGAAGCTGTCGATAATCGGGTTCAGAAAAAAACCGGTTCATCAAACCGATGGGAGGTCAAAGCATAATGATAAGGTGGAAAACGTGAGGCTGTTTAGGAACCGGTCTGAACCGGGGAGGGACTACTGTTTGTTGATAACTGAACCGGTTTCTCCTAGGGTTTCGTGTGTTGGTCGGGTTGGTTCGGTGCGGGTTAAAGGTAGGAAGGCTGGGGTTTGGAGGAGTTTCAAGGCTGCTTTTTCGAACCTGGTTCAGACCAATAGAGTGGCAAAGATAGCGGCTTGA
- the LOC110872328 gene encoding receptor-like protein EIX1, with amino-acid sequence MGNQWVWGLHLCFLSMFLVATKHTCLGAQNSTRSCHERERLALLEFKHSVKDDFKVLSSWVGIDCCSWKGVRCDDATGRVAALHLRGDYNFLGYYGTADYYSGYYYLEGDSVNVYFGELRHLKYLDLSGNNFQGSQFPKFIGSFKQLNYLNLSNTYFSGTIPQHIGNLSNLKVLDLGSIYMLTSNDMAWVSGLSSLEHLDLSDVDLSQANNVDMVFYMIPSLTYLSLQHCRLSNADLGLHLNSSKILPNIEYLDLSSNFFEGQLPHFFQNMTSLTFLDLSNYNLNLAWNSVNLLNIMPSLSELHLFACGLYNAPFSPTYLNSSAHSNIQYLDLSRNSIEGRFPSELMNTTSLKFLDLLDNSLNSSIPVMPNLLKLDVSYNKFEHIELVGIWRQCHLKELSVSGNDFGGEMLGPSSNTSECSHYALEVLEADESELKGSIPESVGKLNNLRVLSLSVNSFTGSIPKSVGKLNNLRVLSLNSNSFTGSIPKALERLRSLEVLDLSFNKLTGPVPAFLGKLTKLDLSNNQLSGSIPESLGRLTGLIHLGLQSNLLTGTIPVSLGQLTKLPSLDISNNSLEGVVLEAHLAKLSMLKNLDISSNHKLIINMSHEWIPPFQLKIVKLSSCKIVNGFPQWLQNQRKLQRLFLSNASLNGLLPTWLRNMPMLLYLDLSHNKLTGSLINLPFNENIMYLLLVDNLFNGSIPSSVCRRRRLEVLDVSGNQLSGNIPDCVGNLPDLALLKLDSNRLSGVLPSSLGNTSSLKWLKLNDNNFNGQIPQDLRNLKYLEVSDLGNNEFSGTIPKWIGEELWALRILRLHKNNFTGGIPHSLCQCSYLHILDVAHNSLTGSIPHCFGELSWMNGTTDSYGDGPRYSDFGLVNVFQVIKGMELEYTKTTNLVVNMDLSSNKLTGEIPPEITTLAMLMGINLSHNHLSGSIPDSIGKMKALNSIDFSDNQLNGTIPPSMAALNFLEFMNLSHNNLSGRIPTGNQLRTLIDPSMYAGNRDLCGAPLPNNCSNDENPPATTSKNKYKKANGLRKVWFYLDITCGFATGFWGIIGVLAFKKQWRRKLFIIAEVTMEKVYVAVAVKISKIKRGTEA; translated from the coding sequence ATGGGAAATCAGTGGGTTTGGGGGCTTCATCTCTGTTTCTTAAGCATGTTTTTGGTTGCAACCAAACATACTTGTCTGGGTGCTCAAAATTCGACAAGAAGCTGCCATGAACGAGAGAGATTAGCACTACTCGAGTTCAAACACAGCGTCAAAGATGACTTTAAAGTGCTCTCATCATGGGTTGGCATTGATTGTTGCTCATGGAAAGGAGTCCGTTGTGACGACGCCACCGGAAGAGTTGCCGCTCTTCATCTCAGAGGAGATTACAACTTCCTTGGTTACTACGGTACTGCTGATTACTATTCAGGGTATTACTACTTAGAAGGTGATAGCGTGAACGTATATTTTGGTGAGTTAAGGCATCTGAAATATCTGGATTTGAGTGGGAATAATTTTCAAGGAAGTCAATTTCCTAAATTCATTGGATCCTTCAAGCAGCTAAATTACCTTAATCTCTCTAATACATATTTTAGTGGTACTATTCCCCAGCACATTGGAAATCTCTCCAATTTGAAGGTTCTTGATCTTGGTTCAATTTATATGCTCACGTCAAATGATATGGCATGGGTTTCTGGCCTTTCCTCACTTGAGCATCTTGACTTGAGTGATGTGGATCTTTCTCAAGCAAACAATGTTGATATGGTATTTTACATGATTCCTTCATTAACATATTTAAGTCTTCAACACTGTAGACTTTCTAATGCTGATCTTGGACTTCATCTTAATTCAAGTAAAATACTTCCCAACATTGAATATCTGGATCTTAGCTCCAACTTCTTTGAAGGTCAACTCCCGCACTTTTTTCAAAACATGACATCCTTAACATTCCTTGATCTTTCAAACTATAATCTTAATCTGGCATGGAACTCTGTAAACCTGCTAAACATAATGCCTTCTTTATCAGAATTGCATTTGTTTGCGTGTGGGCTTTACAATGCCCCTTTTTCACCCACTTATTTGAATTCCAGTGCCCATTCTAACATACAATATCTTGATCTTAGCAGAAATTCAATTGAGGGTAGATTTCCATCTGAATTAATGAACACCACTTCCCTAAAATTCCTTGACCTTTTAGACAACAGTTTGAACTCATCAATTCCTGTCATGCCTAACCTTCTAAAGCTCGATGTTTCTTATAATAAGTTTGAGCACATCGAGCTTGTTGGGATTTGGAGACAATGTCATCTGAAGGAATTAAGCGTTTCTGGTAATGATTTTGGAGGAGAAATGTTAGGCCCATCATCAAACACGTCTGAATGTTCCCATTATGCTTTAGAGGTGTTGGAAGCAGATGAAAGTGAATTAAAAGGTTCGATTCCAGAATCTGTTGGAAAACTAAACAATTTAAGAGTCTTAAGTCTCTCCGTTAACAGTTTTACAGGTTCAATTCCAAAATCTGTTGGAAAACTAAACAATTTAAGAGTCTTAAGTCTCAACTCAAACAGTTTTACAGGTTCAATCCCTAAAGCTTTGGAGAGATTAAGATCTTTAGAAGTATTAGATCTGTCTTTTAACAAATTAACCGGTCCCGTTCCGGCATTCCTTGGAAAACTTACCAAACTTGACCTTTCTAATAATCAATTGAGTGGTTCTATCCCAGAATCATTGGGAAGATTAACAGGTTTAATTCATTTAGGTCTGCAATCAAACCTGTTAACTGGTACAATCCCAGTTTCACTCGGGCAACTCACCAAACTCCCTTCTTTAGATATCTCTAACAATTCTTTAGAAGGAGTGGTTTTGGAAGCCCATCTTGCTAAACTCTCGATGTTGAAGAACTTGGATATATCTTCTAATCATAAGTTGATTATCAATATGTCACATGAGTGGATACCTCCATTCCAACTGAAGATTGTTAAACTTAGTTCTTGCAAGATTGTAAATGGATTTCCACAGTGGTTGCAAAATCAAAGGAAGCTTCAGCGGTTGTTCTTGTCTAATGCTAGCCTAAATGGTCTTCTACCAACATGGTTACGGAATATGCCCATGCTTTTATATTTAGATCTCTCTCACAACAAACTAACTGGATCATTGATAAACCTTCCATTTAACGAAAATATCATGTATTTACTTCTAGTAGACAACCTTTTCAATGGGTCAATTCCAAGTTCAGTATGTAGAAGAAGAAGGTTGGAAGTTCTTGATGTTTCCGGCAATCAGTTATCTGGAAATATTCCTGATTGTGTAGGGAATCTACCAGACTTGGCGCTGCTTAAACTTGATTCAAATAGGCTGTCTGGAGTCCTTCCAAGTTCTTTAGGAAATACTTCCTCATTAAAATGGTTAAAATTAAATGACAATAACTTCAATGGCCAAATCCCACAAGATCTGAGAAATCTGAAATACTTAGAAGTTTCAGATTTGGGCAATAACGAATTCTCCGGAACCATACCAAAATGGATTGGAGAAGAGCTTTGGGCATTGAGGATTCTGAGGTTGCATAAAAACAACTTCACAGGAGGTATTCCTCATTCTTTGTGCCAATGTTCATATCTTCATATTTTGGATGTCGCACACAACAGCTTAACAGGATCCATCCCTCATTGTTTTGGAGAGTTAAGCTGGATGAATGGGACAACAGATTCATATGGTGATGGACCACGTTACAGTGACTTTGGTCTGGTCAATGTGTTTCAAGTCATTAAAGGAATGGAGCTTGAATATACAAAAACGACGAATTTAGTTGTTAACATGGACCTTTCAAGCAATAAACTTACAGGAGAAATCCCTCCAGAGATAACTACACTTGCTATGTTGATGGGTATCAATTTATCTCATAATCATCTGAGTGGGAGTATTCCAGATAGCATTGGAAAGATGAAGGCGTTAAATTCTATCGATTTCTCAGACAACCAATTAAACGGGACAATCCCTCCAAGCATGGCAGCTTTGAACTTTTTGGAATTTATGAATTTGTCACACAACAACTTGTCAGGAAGAATTCCAACCGGAAATCAATTGCGAACACTTATTGACCCATCAATGTATGCTGGTAACAGGGATCTCTGTGGCGCACCTCTGCCAAATAATTGTTCCAATGATGAAAACCCACCAGCCACAACAAGCAAGAACAAATACAAAAAGGCTAATGGGCTAAGGAAGGTATGGTTTTACTTGGACATAACGTGTGGATTTGCAACAGGTTTTTGGGGTATTATTGGAGTTTTGGCATTCAAGAAGCAATGGAGAAGGAAGCTTTTTATAATTGCAGAGGTAACCATGGAGAAGGTATATGTGGCGGTTGCAGTGAAGATTTCCAAGATTAAAAGAGGCACAGAAGCCTAA